A section of the Kluyveromyces lactis strain NRRL Y-1140 chromosome F complete sequence genome encodes:
- the ADR1 gene encoding DNA-binding transcription factor ADR1 (weakly similar to uniprot|P07248 Saccharomyces cerevisiae YDR216W ADR1 Positive transcriptional regulator controls the expression of ADH2 peroxisomal protein genes and genes required for ethanol glycerol and fatty acid utilization) translates to MQAACSNISRDTHAIGQMNMTGLRGKRKVQSQSQGQNQAQGLTSQSQQLQHFLSNHDDDEHADMLMLPRSGNVSAVTTATATATAAAEPSSLPAKITNNTNKKFDMLPDHLRLNGVTPSGKPRLFVCKVCTRAFARQEHLTRHERSHTKEKPYVCGICERRFTRRDLLIRHCQKLHGGNCGDYIRRTSRKVRRDSKKDNGAVLDPSSSSETDTPNNSTVSPNSDVSSSVTPATTKRVRKRSIKTEYATSSSTAVKKAAKAADAAAKAAAKSAAATSRNVPTSDEPIGPLLSGRAGNEEDVMSKKRLKVHRRVSFSAQSGQNYAILPESSDFTQEKPERVDFSTPQMLPLDLFDTIPQFDEPTNFNLLDRNNWINDFNNAIIPGTDEQLVSHTHSNSVSESSPNSNNTRNSSWELQGDTLKINSLFSFPMSQGESQHAGADWKTLARALKPELENQDSANKTATEQITNSLHNFQIKFNGNGDRTVDININASNSINDNVENGRNTVDPCLTSNHIQKDVISNTIRPNVTMTHNGIPTESPPLRNDSNLGNDFKFMLPSAFTPSNDPLDTTNSAIKTNNSINNDHNIAHAHDNPTFNDTHDQEHNNTLMKSTTSPFPDIHRQNSLHHNHLHPSNEFPNTEIDPAQLQSIMDPGYTFYDVQYSQLCNISKASPKDQDIKINFFNNDIRNICENALIHYSSICGPSYKPCSLTCSNDELNTYLKLYIMRFHPHNPFIHSSVWSFDSEAYRSYIYEHDAKNIPFSVDDMIYHTNIICLPLFAATIGSLYKNTTSSSTSKTRELYEIARRVLHVYLDRRKNLKRDETTSPLNSNLWLIQSLTLSVMYSIFAEHSNSDINRSDQILKQVGAVCSLLRNYFLPLVQQKPENLRSEAEIIIWESKLRTTLTNYNLCQFLQIFHRLSSSSFITNFELQTIMIPNNETRWSTLSFNWNSTTIKSEHLYHLNFLHFFQSFQFNDLGYHTIPQVLVNSMLFYEYSIKLSGSNMNVFINKIDTKKLEKNLPQIDQDSATSDCLIGDSINLKNSLISLRLFDKLDSHFFRIISKYGLTDDIFENCLSPIHANILSKNSDSLVIDLLVSVNASIKNIASLFYYTNETGYYEEIKFDYSKTSLFQIQGYFFNFLCILKFILDFEATPNFKVLSIFAELRKLVEQLMIPKLVHNYPLEFSKFTDLKTAYDGPSPQAPAVHTFSLEHLEKSIESVLVQSFNDYNYLKMPVGPVNSLNEFEFDSGYAEPAPGPSKSSINLLRHHDLCKQNGARTRQGFYDRYHLSDKLLQVAKCSFLLIYESHVHGSLLTNFIDIINTLQSKLDNQRKITNIIFNEGTHLFGSNNNPVNDHTHSFVNMLNLPNSNTPPGDYYFNPNSL, encoded by the coding sequence ATGCAAGCTGCCTGTTCGAATATTAGCAGAGACACACATGCGATAGGACAGATGAATATGACGGGACTTCGCGGTAAGAGGAAAGTACAGAGTCAGAGTCAGGGGCAAAACCAAGCGCAAGGCCTGACTTCTCAGTCTCAGCAGCTGCAACATTTTTTGTCTAATcatgatgacgatgagCATGCCGATATGTTGATGCTGCCACGGAGTGGCAACGTTAGCGCGGTCACTACAGCTACAGCTACAGCTACAGCTGCAGCAGAACCAAGCTCACTACCGGCAAAGATTACGAACAATaccaacaagaaatttgaTATGTTGCCCGATCATCTACGATTGAACGGGGTGACTCCCAGTGGGAAGCCAAGGTTGTTCGTTTGCAAAGTTTGTACTAGAGCTTTTGCCAGGCAAGAACACCTAACGAGACACGAACGGTCTCACACTAAGGAGAAACCTTATGTTTGTGGTATTTGTGAGAGAAGGTTTACTAGAAGAGATCTTTTGATCAGACATTGTCAAAAATTACACGGTGGAAATTGTGGCGATTATATCAGAAGAACTTCAAGGAAAGTGCGTAGGGATTCGAAGAAGGATAATGGAGCAGTGCTCGATCCTTCGTCTTCGTCGGAAACTGATACGCCCAATAATAGCACTGTTAGTCCAAATAGTGATGTTTCCTCATCGGTAACTCCTGCGACCACGAAAAGGGTCCGTAAAAGGTCGATCAAGACGGAATATGCTACGAGCAGCAGTACTGCGGTGAAGAAAGCTGCGAAGGCGGCAGATGCTGCTGCAAAAGCCGCGGCCAAGTCGGCAGCAGCGACGAGTAGAAATGTGCCTACGTCTGATGAACCCATTGGTCCCTTGCTGTCTGGTAGAGCAGGGAATGAAGAAGACGTTAtgtcaaagaagagattgaaAGTGCACAGAAGAGTTTCGTTTTCGGCCCAGTCCGGTCAAAACTACGCTATATTACCTGAATCGAGTGACTTCACGCAAGAAAAGCCTGAAAGGGTCGATTTCTCAACACCTCAGATGTTACCCCTGGATCTATTCGATACTATTCCGCAGTTTGATGAACCAACgaatttcaatcttttgGACAGAAATAACTGGATTAATGACTTCAATAATGCTATCATTCCAGGTACAGATGAACAACTCGTATCGCACACTCATTCAAACTCAGTATCTGAATCTTCTCCAAATTCTAACAATACaagaaattcttcttgGGAATTACAAGGTGACACGTTGAAGATAAACTCGTTGTTCTCGTTCCCCATGTCTCAGGGAGAATCGCAACATGCAGGTGCTGACTGGAAAACTTTGGCAAGAGCTCTGAAACCTGAACTGGAAAATCAGGACTCAGCTAATAAAACTGCTACTGAACAAATCACAAACTCTTTACACAACTTTCAAATTAAATTCAATGGTAATGGTGACAGAACCGTTGATATAAATATCAATGCCAGTAATTCAATTAACGACAATGTGGAAAATGGCCGCAACACTGTTGATCCATGTCTGACATCAAATCATATCCAGAAAGATGTTATTTCCAACACGATTCGTCCCAACGTTACCATGACCCACAATGGTATCCCTACAGAATCACCTCCACTTAGAAATGATTCTAACCTGGGCAATGACTTCAAGTTCATGCTCCCATCGGCATTCACTCCTTCTAATGATCCCCTGGATACCACCAACTCCGCTATCAAAACTAATAATTCTATCAACAATGATCATAACATTGCTCATGCTCATGATAACCCCACCTTTAATGATACACACGACCAAGAACATAATAACACATTAATGAAAAGTACTACATCTCCATTCCCTGACATTCACAGACAAAATTCATTGCATCATAATCACTTGCATCCTTCTAACGAGTTCCCAAATACAGAAATTGATCCTGCTCAGTTACAATCTATCATGGATCCGGGGTACACATTTTATGATGTTCAGTACTCTCAACTTTGTAATATATCAAAGGCTTCtccaaaagatcaagacattaaaatcaatttcttcaataatgaTATCAGAAACATTTGCGAGAATGCGTTGATCCATTATTCAAGCATATGTGGCCCTAGCTATAAACCTTGTTCTTTGACTTGTTCCAACGATGAGTTGAATACATATTTAAAACTTTACATCATGCGCTTCCACCCACATAACCCgttcattcattcatcGGTATGGTCATTTGATTCTGAAGCGTACAGATCTTACATTTATGAACATGATGCGAAAAATATTCCATTCAGTGTAGATGATATGATCTACCATACAAACATCATATGCTTGCCTCTATTTGCAGCTACCATTGGTTCTCTTTATAAGAATactacttcttcttctacgAGTAAGACAAGGGAATTGTATGAAATTGCAAGGAGAGTACTACACGTTTACTTGgatagaagaaaaaatttgaaacGGGATGAAACAACGTCACCACTCAATTCGAATTTATGGTTGATCCAGTCTTTGACATTGTCAGTAATGTATTCCATCTTTGCTGAACATAGTAACTCCGATATCAACAGATCAGAtcaaatattgaaacaagttGGAGCagtttgttctttgttaaGGAATTACTTTTTACCGTTGGTTCAGCAGAAACCAGAAAATTTAAGGTCGGAAGCTGAGATAATAATATGGGAATCAAAATTAAGAACAACTTTGACAAATTACAACTTGTGTCAGTTTTTACAGATTTTCCATAGATTATCCTCGTCGAGCTTCATCACGAATTTTGAATTACAGACGATAATGATTCCTAATAATGAAACGAGGTGGTCAACTTTATCATTCAACTGGAATAGTACTACCATAAAGTCCGAGCATCTTTAccatttgaatttcttacactttttccaaagtttcCAGTTTAATGATCTAGGTTATCATACTATTCCACAAGTTTTAGTAAATTCAATGCTTTTCTATGAGTACTCAATAAAATTATCTGGGTCAAACATGAATGtgttcatcaacaaaatcgATACTAAGAAACTAGAGAAGAATTTACCCCAAATCGATCAGGATTCTGCTACATCGGACTGCTTAATTGGTGACTCCATCAATTTAAAGAactctttgatttctttgagaTTGTTTGATAAATTGGACTCCCATTTTTTCAGAATAATATCCAAATACGGATTAACTGACGATATTTTCGAGAATTGTTTGTCACCCATTCATGCCAATATTTTGTCCAAAAATTCTGATTCTTTGGTAATTGATTTGTTGGTCTCAGTTAATGcttctatcaaaaatattGCATCGTTATTTTACTACACCAATGAGACGGGATattatgaagaaattaagTTTGATTACTCAAAAACCTCGTTGTTCCAAATTCAGGgttatttcttcaatttcctttGCATTTTAAAATTCATATTAGACTTTGAAGCCACTCCAAATTTCAAGGTGTTGAGTATATTTGCGGAGTTACGGAAACTGGTAGAGCAGTTAATGATTCCGAAACTTGTCCATAATTACCCTCTGgagttttcaaaattcaCTGACTTAAAGACGGCATATGATGGACCTTCTCCACAGGCTCCAGCTGTCCATACGTTCAGTCTTGAACATTTGGAAAAGAGCATCGAATCAGTTTTAGTACAATCATTCAATGACTATaactatttgaaaatgCCAGTTGGTCCTGTCAATTCGTTGAATGAATTCGAATTTGATTCAGGCTACGCTGAACCAGCTCCAGGACCCAGCAAGTCATCAATAAACTTACTAAGGCACCACGATCTATGTAAACAGAATGGTGCTAGAACAAGACAGGGATTTTATGACCGTTATCATCTATCAGACAAATTGTTACAGGTTGCCAAATGCTCTTTCCTCTTGATATATGAATCACATGTACATGGTTCATTATTGACAAATTTCATTGACATAATTAAC